Proteins encoded within one genomic window of Arachis ipaensis cultivar K30076 chromosome B08, Araip1.1, whole genome shotgun sequence:
- the LOC107610567 gene encoding uncharacterized protein LOC107610567: MGTPMHPNIKLDKDEHGRDVDETHYRGMIGSLMYLTFSRPNIIQSVGVCSRFQSKPKESHLSTVKRIIRYVLGTTDYGLWFLKTDSFQLVDFCDADFAGDRIDRRSTSGMCCFLGKSLIVWSSKKQATVALSTAEAEYIAASSCCSQLLWLKT, from the coding sequence atgggaactcccatgcatcctaacATCAAGCTTGATAAGGATGAACATGGTAGAGATGTTGATGAAACACACTATCGAGGGATGATTGGATCTTTGATGTATCTAACCTTCTCAAGGCCTAATATCATCCAAAGTGTTGGAGtttgctcaaggtttcaatcaaaGCCTAAGGAGTCCCACCTCTCAACTGTTAAGAGGATCATCCGATATGTGCTTGGTACCACTGATTATGGCTTATGGTTTCTTAAGACTGATTCATTTCAATTAGTGGATttctgtgatgcagattttgctggggaTAGGATCGATAGAAGAAGCACAAGTGGCATGTGCTGTTTTCTTGGGAAATCCCTCATTGTTTGGTCTAGCAAaaaacaagccacagtggctcttTCAACAGCCGAAGCTGAGTATATTGCAGCCTCCTCTTGTTGTTCTCAATTATTATGGCTGAAAACTTAA